The following proteins come from a genomic window of Hymenobacter canadensis:
- a CDS encoding endonuclease MutS2 codes for MILPQNFEQKIGFAQLREMLESMCLSALGRQFVAKMVFQTKHDQLHKLLLQTDEFRFLLHSGADFPSQHYHDVNPQLVRASLPGAYLDVAAFFAVKMSLRTIRQALTFFTQAAEDLYPTLRLLGIGVQVDRNLLAALDKVVDDEGLVRDDASPLLRQLRQELITRQGLLRKQIAGILRHAKNEGWIPGDAEPTIRGGRLVLPVVAEHKRRVKGLIHDESASGQTVYIEPEAVFELNNDIKDLENAYQRELIRILTALTDQLRPHIPDLRKAYQYLGLIDFIRAKARLALRLEATLPILHPRPQMLWKQVRHPLLYLTFLGHAKDDPREVVPLDIELTPEQRILLISGPNAGGKSVSMKTVGLVQYMLQCGLLIPAGEGSEAGMFDDIFLDIGDEQSLENDLSTYSSHLLSMKQFVTLAGKRSLVLIDEFGTGTEPALGGAIAEAVLEQLNRARSFGVITTHYTNLKNYAERTPGIVNGAMRYDPEQLQPLYRLEIGKPGSSFAIEIARKIGLPKQLVERATQLVGKDKIRYDRLLEGLEKEKSDLEARTAEAAKAERRLKKAAQEYQDLKKYLDDTTLEVLRKAKQDAKLLLKDTNQQIEATIQEIRLGQADKDRTKEARGKLDTFVREKLQIEPPKPKATRELAEAGTLKVGDKVALIGQEGYGELMSVKGKTAEVSFGGMKTIVKITQLEKLTRSEIREREKEAVRRAPAQYAGFSTTDKMSSFSPTLDLRGERAEDALTKITTYVDDAVMLGVPEIKILHGRGNGVLRQVVRDYLHRTRQVASVADEHADRGGDGATVAVLK; via the coding sequence TTGATTCTTCCTCAGAACTTCGAGCAGAAAATAGGCTTCGCGCAGCTGCGTGAAATGCTGGAAAGTATGTGCCTGAGTGCGCTCGGCCGCCAGTTTGTGGCCAAAATGGTGTTCCAGACCAAGCACGACCAGCTGCACAAGCTGCTGCTGCAGACCGACGAGTTCCGCTTCCTGCTCCATAGCGGCGCCGACTTCCCCAGCCAGCACTACCACGACGTGAACCCGCAGCTGGTGCGCGCCAGCCTGCCCGGCGCCTACCTCGACGTGGCCGCCTTCTTCGCCGTGAAGATGAGCCTGCGCACCATCCGGCAGGCGCTTACCTTCTTCACCCAGGCCGCCGAAGACCTGTACCCCACGCTGCGCCTGCTCGGCATTGGCGTGCAGGTCGACCGCAACCTGCTGGCCGCCCTCGACAAAGTGGTGGACGACGAAGGCCTTGTGCGCGACGACGCCTCGCCGCTGCTGCGCCAGCTGCGCCAGGAGCTGATTACGCGCCAGGGGTTGCTGCGCAAGCAGATTGCGGGCATCCTGCGCCACGCCAAAAACGAAGGCTGGATTCCCGGCGACGCCGAGCCCACCATCCGGGGCGGGCGGCTGGTGCTGCCCGTGGTGGCCGAGCACAAGCGCCGCGTGAAAGGCCTGATCCACGACGAGTCGGCCTCGGGCCAGACGGTGTACATCGAGCCGGAAGCCGTGTTCGAGCTCAACAACGACATCAAGGACCTCGAAAACGCCTACCAGCGCGAGCTGATCCGCATCCTGACGGCCCTCACCGACCAGCTCCGGCCCCACATTCCGGATCTGCGCAAGGCCTACCAATACCTGGGTTTGATCGACTTTATCCGGGCCAAGGCGCGCCTGGCGCTGCGCCTGGAGGCCACGCTGCCCATCCTGCACCCGCGCCCCCAGATGCTCTGGAAGCAGGTGCGCCATCCGCTGCTCTACCTCACCTTCCTAGGCCACGCCAAAGACGACCCGCGCGAGGTGGTGCCGCTGGATATCGAGCTGACGCCGGAACAGCGCATTCTGCTGATTTCGGGGCCGAATGCCGGTGGTAAGTCGGTGAGCATGAAGACGGTGGGATTGGTGCAGTACATGCTGCAGTGCGGCCTGCTGATTCCGGCCGGCGAAGGTTCGGAAGCCGGCATGTTCGATGATATATTCCTCGATATCGGCGACGAGCAGAGCCTGGAAAACGACCTTAGCACGTACTCGTCGCACCTGCTGAGTATGAAGCAGTTTGTGACGCTGGCCGGCAAGCGCAGTCTGGTGCTGATTGACGAATTTGGTACCGGCACCGAGCCGGCGCTGGGCGGCGCCATTGCCGAGGCCGTGCTGGAGCAGCTGAATCGGGCGCGCAGTTTCGGTGTCATCACCACCCACTACACCAACCTCAAGAACTACGCCGAGCGCACGCCCGGCATCGTGAACGGGGCCATGCGCTATGACCCCGAGCAGCTGCAACCGCTCTACCGCCTGGAAATCGGGAAGCCGGGCTCGTCGTTTGCCATCGAAATTGCCCGCAAAATCGGCCTGCCCAAGCAGCTGGTAGAGCGCGCCACCCAGCTCGTCGGCAAAGACAAGATCCGCTACGATCGGCTGCTGGAAGGCCTCGAAAAGGAAAAGTCGGACCTGGAGGCCCGCACCGCCGAAGCAGCCAAAGCCGAGCGCCGCCTGAAAAAAGCCGCCCAGGAATACCAGGACCTCAAGAAGTACCTCGACGACACCACGCTGGAGGTGTTGCGCAAAGCCAAGCAGGATGCCAAGCTGCTGCTCAAGGACACCAACCAGCAGATTGAGGCCACCATTCAGGAAATACGCCTCGGCCAGGCCGACAAGGACCGCACCAAGGAGGCCCGCGGCAAGCTTGACACGTTTGTGCGCGAGAAGCTGCAGATTGAGCCGCCCAAGCCCAAAGCCACCCGCGAGCTGGCCGAAGCCGGCACGCTGAAAGTCGGCGACAAAGTGGCGCTGATTGGGCAGGAAGGCTACGGCGAGCTGATGAGCGTAAAGGGTAAAACCGCCGAAGTGAGCTTCGGGGGCATGAAAACCATCGTCAAGATCACCCAGCTTGAAAAGCTGACGCGCTCCGAAATCCGGGAGCGGGAAAAGGAGGCCGTGCGCCGGGCCCCAGCCCAGTACGCCGGCTTCAGCACCACCGACAAGATGTCGAGCTTCAGCCCCACGCTGGATTTGCGCGGCGAGCGGGCCGAGGATGCCCTCACCAAAATCACGACCTATGTGGATGATGCCGTGATGCTGGGCGTGCCCGAAATCAAGATCCTGCACGGCCGCGGCAACGGCGTGTTGCGCCAGGTGGTGCGCGACTACCTGCACCGCACCCGCCAGGTGGCCAGCGTGGCCGACGAGCACGCCGACCGCGGCGGCGACGGCGCCACGGTGGCCGTGCTGAAGTAG
- a CDS encoding S1C family serine protease has protein sequence MKQKSTQIISGLLLSSLLLPSCATIISGSRQSVLLSGTPSGSTYYINDKPVEAKPVEGQSNTVSVRVPRKRSSEVKVKHEGYKDYSEVLYPEKSTGLAYLNYLPFFYGAATSLSMSTDDNGDMKYTGLPGLVIMVGGLGGLLTDRTTGANNRLNKKEIQTSMTKLPKAVAGSQSVQCTLMNVRTKGGDKMGNYFVRKEPTEILYFGKSLDVDAEHLKSSVNGALKDIGYTVPDGESKSIFSTGANSRYTLQGEMRDIKYNVNASSPYQSARYETDCTVEVTWKLLNQTRQTVVEQKTTGSSVKFEQGGSAAFEDAFENSFYAFFSNPKVAQALAKPADSKTETATSLAPISMRRGAPMAADKGLSQAARGVVIVETSNGHGSGCIVSPDGYIVTNAHVVEDQEEVKIQLADGMSTKAKVVRLNAEMDLALLKVDAEGLLAFQLPTSSLAEIGSDVFAIGTPADKELGQTVTKGIISGRRKVDGRSFLQTDVSINGGNSGGALVARSGQLLGIVNAKLVGRGIEGIGFAIPAEQVAEALNLKFTN, from the coding sequence ATGAAACAAAAGTCTACTCAGATTATCAGCGGTTTACTGCTCAGCTCGCTGCTGCTGCCCAGCTGCGCTACCATCATCTCCGGCTCCCGGCAGTCGGTGCTCCTGTCAGGCACGCCAAGCGGCAGCACGTACTACATCAACGACAAGCCCGTGGAGGCTAAGCCCGTAGAGGGCCAGTCGAATACCGTAAGTGTACGGGTGCCGCGCAAGCGCAGCTCAGAAGTGAAGGTGAAGCACGAGGGCTATAAGGACTATTCCGAGGTGCTTTATCCGGAAAAATCCACCGGCCTGGCGTATTTGAACTACCTGCCCTTCTTCTATGGCGCTGCCACCAGCTTGTCAATGTCGACTGATGACAACGGTGATATGAAGTACACGGGCCTGCCGGGGCTGGTAATTATGGTAGGCGGCCTGGGGGGCCTGCTGACTGACCGCACCACTGGCGCCAACAACCGCCTCAACAAGAAGGAAATACAGACTTCCATGACGAAACTGCCTAAGGCCGTGGCCGGCAGCCAGTCTGTTCAGTGCACGCTGATGAACGTGCGTACGAAAGGCGGCGACAAAATGGGCAATTACTTCGTGCGGAAAGAGCCCACCGAAATCCTCTACTTCGGCAAGTCGCTTGATGTCGATGCTGAGCACCTGAAATCATCGGTTAATGGTGCCCTCAAGGATATTGGCTACACCGTACCCGATGGTGAATCGAAGAGCATTTTTTCTACCGGCGCCAACTCCCGCTACACCCTACAGGGCGAAATGCGCGACATAAAGTACAACGTAAACGCTTCGTCGCCCTACCAATCAGCACGCTACGAAACAGATTGCACGGTTGAGGTAACTTGGAAACTACTCAATCAAACCCGCCAGACCGTGGTAGAGCAAAAAACGACTGGCTCCAGCGTTAAGTTTGAGCAGGGCGGCAGCGCGGCTTTCGAGGATGCGTTTGAAAACTCGTTTTACGCGTTTTTCTCCAACCCAAAGGTTGCGCAGGCCCTGGCTAAACCAGCTGATAGCAAGACCGAAACTGCCACCTCGCTGGCCCCCATCAGCATGCGGCGTGGTGCTCCTATGGCTGCCGACAAAGGCTTGAGCCAAGCGGCACGCGGCGTTGTTATCGTGGAAACCAGCAATGGCCACGGCAGCGGCTGCATTGTGTCGCCGGATGGCTACATCGTGACCAACGCGCATGTGGTGGAAGATCAGGAAGAAGTGAAGATTCAGTTGGCTGACGGGATGAGCACCAAGGCAAAGGTCGTGCGGCTGAATGCCGAAATGGATCTGGCGCTGCTGAAGGTAGATGCCGAAGGCCTGCTTGCTTTCCAGCTCCCCACCAGCAGCCTGGCCGAAATCGGGTCGGATGTGTTTGCTATTGGCACTCCTGCCGATAAGGAACTTGGCCAGACCGTTACGAAAGGCATCATCAGCGGCCGCCGCAAAGTGGATGGCCGTTCCTTCCTGCAAACCGACGTCAGCATCAACGGTGGCAACAGCGGCGGCGCTCTGGTGGCCCGCAGCGGCCAGCTGCTGGGCATCGTGAATGCCAAGCTGGTCGGCCGCGGCATTGAGGGCATCGGCTTTGCCATTCCGGCCGAGCAGGTAGCCGAAGCGCTGAATCTCAAGTTCACGAACTAG
- a CDS encoding TIGR02757 family protein: MNQAQVRTILEESYARYNQPAFIQHDPIQIPHRFTQRPDVEISGLFAALLAWGRRPTIISKVTELLQRMDNAPHQFILQHQDEDLKRLLGFCHRTFCDTDLLYFVHWLRWYYGQHASLEDAFLHGNTQKERLENFHNLFFSLDDAPQRTRKHVATPARGSACKRVNMYLRWMVRQDSYGVDFGLWTRLPMADLVCPCDVHVERVARRLGLLERKQVDWLAAEDLTAHLRTFDPLDPVKYDFALFGLGVEGEM, encoded by the coding sequence ATGAACCAAGCCCAGGTCCGCACGATCCTCGAAGAAAGCTACGCCCGCTACAACCAGCCGGCGTTTATCCAACACGACCCCATCCAGATTCCGCACCGCTTCACGCAGCGGCCGGACGTGGAAATCAGCGGGCTGTTTGCGGCGCTGCTGGCCTGGGGGCGGCGGCCCACCATCATCAGCAAAGTCACCGAGCTGCTGCAGCGCATGGACAACGCGCCCCACCAGTTCATCCTGCAGCATCAGGATGAGGACCTGAAGCGCCTGCTCGGCTTCTGCCACCGCACCTTCTGCGACACCGACCTGCTCTACTTCGTGCACTGGCTGCGCTGGTACTACGGCCAGCACGCGTCCTTGGAAGATGCCTTCCTGCACGGCAATACCCAGAAAGAACGGCTGGAGAACTTCCACAATCTGTTCTTCAGCCTCGACGACGCGCCACAGCGCACCCGCAAGCACGTGGCCACGCCGGCCCGCGGCTCGGCCTGCAAGCGCGTGAACATGTACCTGCGCTGGATGGTGCGCCAGGACAGTTACGGCGTGGACTTCGGCCTCTGGACCCGCCTGCCCATGGCCGACCTCGTCTGCCCCTGCGACGTGCACGTGGAGCGCGTGGCGCGCCGCCTGGGCCTACTGGAGCGCAAGCAAGTCGACTGGCTGGCCGCCGAAGACCTCACCGCCCACCTGCGCACCTTCGACCCGCTGGACCCCGTGAAGTACGATTTCGCCCTGTTCGGGCTGGGCGTGGAAGGGGAGATGTAA
- a CDS encoding LysM peptidoglycan-binding domain-containing protein codes for MFRFSLLSAALVFSGFTASAAGFVAPPDSIGVEYRSGKMLIRHRVAPGETLYGLARRYRVPVEQIVEANDGQKGALTTGQIVLVPRQRVVMNASDNPRPAAAGTAARSLPTDARGNRVYKVEAGQTLFAIARKFNTTPQALAELNDFAPNYNVRQGQTLIVAAGPGAPARRETPAAPATRESAVATAPARETPAPVATAPRPETAAPRPADSANSTPNPVSTPKEKPEERAPTRASEIVRRVTESGLATSIPNSTTDKYLALHKTAAVGTIMQVRNIMNGQSVYVRVIGPLPDTGENSNILVRLSPRAVQRLATPDARFRVETSYVP; via the coding sequence ATGTTCCGATTCTCGTTGCTGTCCGCCGCGCTGGTTTTCTCTGGTTTCACTGCTTCCGCCGCCGGCTTTGTGGCGCCGCCCGACTCCATCGGGGTGGAATACCGGAGCGGCAAAATGCTCATCCGGCACCGCGTAGCGCCCGGCGAAACGCTCTATGGCCTGGCCCGCCGCTACCGCGTGCCTGTCGAGCAAATCGTGGAAGCCAATGACGGGCAGAAAGGCGCCCTCACCACCGGCCAGATTGTGCTGGTGCCACGCCAGCGCGTGGTGATGAATGCCTCCGACAACCCGCGCCCCGCCGCAGCTGGCACCGCCGCCCGCAGCCTGCCCACCGATGCCCGCGGCAACCGCGTATATAAGGTAGAAGCCGGCCAGACGCTGTTTGCCATTGCCCGCAAGTTCAACACCACGCCGCAGGCGCTGGCGGAGCTGAACGACTTCGCGCCCAACTACAACGTGCGCCAGGGCCAGACGCTTATTGTGGCGGCTGGCCCTGGCGCGCCCGCCCGCCGCGAAACGCCCGCCGCGCCTGCCACCCGCGAGTCGGCCGTAGCTACCGCACCCGCCCGCGAAACGCCGGCGCCAGTTGCTACGGCCCCTCGCCCGGAAACCGCCGCGCCCCGTCCCGCCGACTCAGCTAACTCAACTCCTAATCCTGTCAGCACTCCGAAGGAGAAGCCCGAGGAGCGCGCCCCTACTCGGGCCAGCGAAATCGTGCGCCGCGTGACGGAAAGCGGCTTGGCCACCAGCATCCCCAACAGCACCACCGACAAGTACCTGGCGCTGCATAAAACCGCCGCCGTGGGCACCATCATGCAGGTGCGCAATATCATGAACGGGCAGTCGGTGTATGTGCGCGTTATCGGCCCGCTGCCGGATACCGGCGAAAACAGCAACATCCTGGTGCGTCTCTCGCCCCGCGCCGTGCAGCGCCTAGCCACCCCCGACGCCCGCTTCCGCGTGGAAACCAGCTACGTGCCGTAG
- the kdsB gene encoding 3-deoxy-manno-octulosonate cytidylyltransferase, protein MLAIGIIPARFASTRLPGKPLVDLGGQTMIERVVRQAQQSSLSRVVVATDDQRILEHVLGFGGEAVLTHPDHPSGTDRVRDAYEQLGVQADCIINIQGDEPFIHPSQIDALVQLFAVPAPPQLATLVKPVVSDEELFSPHLPKVVLNAQGEALYFSRHPLPYQRQHAPEQWLQHHRYLRHIGLYAYRPDVLREITQLPPSPLELAESLEQLRWLEAGYRIQTAETTLETIGIDTPEDVERALRQLGIKN, encoded by the coding sequence ATGCTTGCCATCGGTATCATTCCCGCCCGCTTCGCCTCCACCCGCCTGCCCGGCAAGCCCCTCGTCGACCTCGGCGGCCAGACCATGATTGAGCGGGTGGTGCGCCAGGCCCAACAATCCAGCCTGAGCCGGGTGGTGGTGGCCACCGACGACCAGCGCATTCTGGAGCACGTGCTGGGCTTCGGCGGCGAGGCCGTGCTGACCCATCCCGACCATCCCAGCGGCACCGACCGGGTACGCGACGCCTACGAGCAGCTGGGCGTGCAGGCCGACTGCATCATCAACATCCAAGGCGACGAGCCCTTCATCCACCCCAGCCAGATCGACGCGCTGGTGCAGCTGTTTGCCGTGCCCGCGCCGCCTCAGCTGGCCACGCTGGTGAAGCCCGTGGTGAGCGACGAGGAGCTGTTCAGCCCACACCTGCCCAAAGTGGTGCTCAACGCCCAGGGCGAAGCGCTGTATTTCAGCCGCCACCCCCTGCCCTACCAGCGCCAGCACGCACCCGAGCAGTGGCTGCAGCACCACCGCTACCTACGCCACATCGGCCTCTACGCCTACCGCCCCGACGTGCTGCGCGAAATCACGCAGCTGCCGCCCTCGCCGCTGGAGCTGGCCGAGAGCCTGGAGCAGTTGCGGTGGCTGGAAGCCGGCTACCGTATCCAAACCGCCGAAACCACCCTGGAAACCATCGGCATCGATACGCCGGAAGACGTGGAGCGGGCGTTACGGCA